The Populus nigra chromosome 19, ddPopNigr1.1, whole genome shotgun sequence genome includes a window with the following:
- the LOC133680331 gene encoding DDT domain-containing protein PTM-like: protein MEFVGKSVNKKFNGFGVFKGYVKSYDESSGFFEIKYEDGDFEELDFSKVASLLEEEKEAGGVSAAGPVDPKPRLGRKLKKRRRAEPKKPDSGESGNSGVVEANGYLDMNRNVDLNDGFVGDLRGNVDINVDLNEILEKGSGAVEDLREGVFDLNAGFNFDLNEEEEEGNPNPNPNYNHNNNSNNNNNLSVDFEGKKRGCIDLNLDVSGDVDENFKEVDLECKVVETQKRECGFDLNLGIDDEIKDEMGVGFEGQMEETTNSEIQRMEEDEKSHFESAIPNGKLQGVHVSNDSCSGLVERIEEVNIVSCVDFRAFDSVGVVDVKDVKEDYPEVIDSASVYKEESGSRKRGRRRRKLPDNLNSTPEVTVLPDANAVGDDSMVGSGSRRRGRRRKLADNLNSTPEVTVLSDANAVGDDCMVGSGSQRRGRRRKLADNLNSIPEKIILLDANVVREDCAVRVDGNLGDIGSSYREVSASARKRRKFLDNGNSMQETTVLRRSARRGSAKNNLLKDLSMSPVVSALTEDKLVKSHHEWPEEPVVLPPKLQLPPSSQNLNLSGIPVLDLFSVYACLRSFSTLLFLSPFGLEEFVAALKGNSPSSLFDFIHVSILEILRKHLEHLSNEGSESASNCLRSLDWGLLDLITWPVFMVEYLLIHGSGLKPGFDLSRLNLFRSDYHKQPVSVKLEMLQCLCDDMIEVEAIRSELNRRSSGAEPDMDFDRNMSPGACKKRKIAMDVSGNSCLTEDADDDWNSDECCLCKMDGNLICCDGCPAAYHAKCVGVANNSLPEGDWYCPECAIDRQKPWMKSRKLLRGAELLGVDHHNRLYFSSCGFLLVSDACDFGLSFNYYQRDDLSAVIEVLKSSEMIYGSILEAIHKHWDIPVTLYGSSNLSSVKHTTSLDMSIPACTSASLETCATKIETADGQNLEKFANRCCGHLDFEFSKSVVSPTCMSSEGSAETTQINLGDQNFQKGPDCSNRSAGVSNETEVPEKSPLVGDFSMTSNILDVKQEKNRCSPPTRCPSSAVKATDEVTLQVQPRTDYMNYYSFGYTSASIAEVLLSKSSDKTTENSIKSDEEMALAQMKVILNKSNRFRWSSIPSLNAEVQKEKCGWCFSCRATTDEPDCLFNMSLGPVQEGSESEVISLKTKRNREGYLVDLICHILLIEDQLQGLLLGPWLNPHYTKLWRKSILKASDIATVKHLLLKLEANVRRLALSADWVKHVDSGVTMGSSSHFVTASSRASLKNGIGRKRVRSTECQSNPCANPASGLGMFWWRGGRLSRRLFSWKVLPCSLTSKAARQAGCMKIAGILYPENSDFAKRSKHVTWQAAVESSVTVEQLALQVREFDSSIRWDEIQNTHPLSVLDKELRKSFRLFKKVIIRRKCVEEEGTKYLLDFGKRRSIPEIVLKNGSMIEESSSERKKYWLNESYVPFYLLKSFEERKIARRSSKINSGKLSEASVLVKKPLKQRGFSYLFARAERSEYHQCGHCHKDVPIREAVCCQNCKGFFHKRHVRKSAGAITAKCIYTCHRCHYGKNAKTVKTNAKRVKTDTKRRKNSIKSTKVQEQKSKKATVVRNSVRLKNSKKALRGSQPLQSRNKKVTVVPLRCSARRAKQKALQNKNVVGRKRGRPAKSKKGANKKPKRGTLLHKKRTDTCHSYWRNGLLLSRNSDDERVTHFREKSLIAPSESAIDDQPKCHLCCVAGYTSISNYISCEICGEWFHGDAFGLDAENINKLIGFRCHMCLKKTPPICPHAATTSHEVEIAEVQNDVGTELPKEETDGTLHQEEDHPGSLLVSESVHVEGQLGTALDSNQSFVSESKLEAENGHALANVIENTDAIQTLYENLKPDLLTSPNESHLVEENTIKSGDDGIVTSDDAAQLSSCKVGVDLIETGLASLGPDGAKDSLTTPSLKSPIDGSFIETIKMQPQSFMASTEL, encoded by the exons atggagtTTGTAGGTAAATCAGTCAATAAGAAGTTTAATGGGTTTGGTGTCTTCAAAGGATATGTCAAATCCTACGACGAGTCGTCTGGATTCTTCGAGATCAAATACGAGGACGGTGATTTCGAAGAGCTTGATTTCTCTAAAGTTGCTTCTCTGTTAGAAGAGGAGAAAGAAGCCGGTGGTGTTTCTGCTGCCGGGCCTGTTGACCCCAAGCCTCGTTTGGGACGGAAGCTCAAGAAGCGTCGGCGTGCTGAGCCTAAGAAGCCTGATAGCGGAGAGTCAGGTAATTCTGGGGTTGTTGAGGCTAACGGGTATTTGGATATGAATAGAAATGTTGATTTGAATGATGGGTTTGTCGGGGATTTGAGGGGAAATGTTGATATTAATGTTGATTTGAATGAAATCCTGGAGAAAGGAAGTGGGGCTGTGGAGGATTTGAGAGAGGGGGTTTTTGATTTAAATGCTGGgttcaattttgatttaaatgaggaggaagaggagggtAATCCCAATCCCAATCCTAATTATAAtcataacaataatagtaacaataataacaatttaaGCGTTGATTTTGAAGGGAAGAAGAGAGGGTGTATTGACTTGAATTTGGATGTGAGTGGTGATGTGGATGAGAATTTTAAGGAGGTTGATTTGGAGTGTAAAGTTGTAGAGACCCAAAAGAGGGAATGTGGGTTTGATTTGAATTTGGGgattgatgatgaaattaaggATGAGATGGGTGTTGGTTTTGAAGGGCAGATGGAAGAGACTACAAATTCTGAGATTCAAAGGATGGAGGAGGATGAGAAAAGTCATTTCGAAAGTGCCATTCCTAATGGGAAATTGCAAGGAGTTCATGTCTCTAATGATTCGTGTTCGGGGTTGGTTGAGAGAATAGAGGAGGTGAATATTGTTTCCTGCGTAGATTTTAGGGCTTTTGATTCTGTTGGAGTGGTGGATGTTAAGGATGTCAAGGAGGATTATCCAGAGGTGATTGATTCAGCAAGTGTGTATAAAGAAGAGAGCGGGAGTCGGAAgagggggaggaggaggagaaagctTCCTGATAATTTGAATTCTACTCCAGAAGTGACTGTTCTCCCAGATGCTAATGCTGTTGGGGATGATTCTATGGTGGGGAGTGGTAGTCGGAGGCGCGGGAGGAGGAGAAAGCTTGCAGATAATTTGAATTCTACTCCAGAAGTGACTGTTCTCTCAGATGCTAATGCTGTTGGGGATGATTGTATGGTGGGGAGTGGTAGTCAGAGGCGTGGGAGGAGGAGAAAACTTGCAGATAATTTGAATTCGATTccagaaaaaataattctcttAGATGCTAATGTTGTTAGGGAAGATTGTGCGGTCAGAGTTGATGGGAACCTTGGTGATATTGGAAGTTCATATAGAGAGGTCAGTGCTAGTGCTAGAAAGAGGAGAAAATTTTTGGATAATGGGAATTCTATGCAAGAAACAACAGTCTTGAGAAGAAGTGCTCGTAGAGGGTCAGCTAAAAACAACTTGCTAAAAGATTTATCAATGTCTCCTGTAGTTAGTGCATTGACAGAGGACAAACTTGTTAAATCACATCATGAATGGCCTGAAGAGCCCGTGGTTCTTCCTCCAAAGTTGCAATTACCTCCTTCTTCACAGAATTTAAATTTGAGTGGAATTCCAGTACTTGACCTATTCTCAGTTTATGCCTGTTTGAGGTCATTTAGCACTTTGTTGTTCTTAAGTCCATTTGGGTTGGAGGAATTTGTGGCAGCACTGAAGGGTAACTCTCCAAgttctttatttgattttattcatgtttcaatTTTGGAAATTCTAAGAAAGCATTTGGAGCACCTTTCAAATGAAGGTTCTGAATCTGCTTCTAATTGCCTGAG GAGCCTTGATTGGGGCTTGTTGGACTTGATTACATGGCCTGTTTTCATGGTTGAGTACCTCCTGATCCATGGTTCAGGGTTGAAACCTGGATTTGATCTTAGTAGATTGAATCTGTTCAGAAGTGACTACCACAAACAACCTGTATCTGTGAAGTTGGAGATGCTACAGTGTCTTTGTGATGACATGATTGAGGTGGAGGCCATTAGGTCGGAGCTTAATAGGAGATCTTCAGGAGCTGAACCGGACATGGATTTTGATCGAAATATGAGTCCTGGGGCTTGCAAGAAAAGGAAGATTGCGATGGATGTCTCAGGTAACTCATGCCTAACGGAGGATGCTGATGATGACTGGAATAGTGATGAATGCTGCCTTTGTAAGATGGATGGGAATTTAATATGCTGTGATGGTTGTCCTGCTGCATATCATGCAAAGTGTGTAGGTGTTGCCAATAACTCTTTGCCAGAGGGTGACTGGTATTGTCCTGAGTGTGCAATTGACAGGCAGAAACCGTGGATGAAATCTCGAAAGTTGCTTCGTGGAGCAGAGCTATTGGGAGTTGATCATCACAACCGGCTATATTTTAGCAGCTGTGGTTTCTTGTTGGT GTCAGATGCATGTGACTTCGGACTCTCATTCAATTATTACCAAAGGGATGATCTTAGTGCTGTTATTGAAGTGCTAAAGTCTTCAGAGATGATTTATGGTAGCATTTTGGAGGCTATCCACAAGCACTGGGATATTCCTGTTACTTTGTACGGATCAAGCAATTTGAGTTCAGTAAAGCATACAACAAGCTTAGACATGAGCATACCTGCATGTACCTCGGCATCTTTAGAAACATGTGCAACTAAAATTGAGACTGCTGATGGACAAAACCTGGAAAAGTTTGCTAATAGATGTTGTGGTCatcttgattttgagttttcaaAGTCTGTTGTGAGCCCGACATGCATGAGTTCTGAAGGATCAGCTGAAACCACCCAAATCAATTTGGGGGACCAGAACTTTCAGAAAGGGCCTGACTGTTCTAACAGATCTGCTGGCGTCTCAAATGAAACTGAGGTTCCAGAAAAGTCCCCTCTCGTGGGAGACTTTTCTATGACTTCCAACATTTTGGATgttaaacaagaaaagaatcGATGTTCTCCTCCCACCAGATGTCCTTCATCTGCTGTAAAGGCAACAGATGAGGTCACATTACAGGTGCAGCCCAGAACTGACTACATGAACTATTACAGTTTTGGTTATACATCTGCTTCAATTGCGGAAGTGTTATTGTCTAAATCATCAGACAAGACCACTGAAAACTCCATAAAATCAGACGAGGAAATGGCTTTAGCTCAGATGAAggtcattttaaataaatccaACAGGTTCCGTTGGTCAAGTATTCCTAGTCTAAATGCTGAAGTCCAGAAAGAAAAATGTGGATGGTGCTTCTCTTGCAGAGCTACCACCGATGAGCCAGATTGCTTGTTTAATATGAGTCTGGGTCCTGTTCAGGAAGGGTCTGAGAGTGAGGTGATCAGTCtcaaaaccaaaagaaacaGGGAAGGCTATCTTGTAGATTTAATATGTCATATTCTCTTGATTGAAGATCAGCTTCAGGGGCTGCTACTGGGTCCATGGCTGAATCCACATTATACCAAGCTTTGGCGTAAAAGCATTCTTAAGGCATCTGATATTGCAACGGTTAAACATTTACTGCTCAAA TTAGAGGCAAATGTGCGGCGTCTTGCACTTTCAGCAGACTGGGTGAAACATGTGGACTCTGGTGTCACGATGGGATCATCTTCTCATTTTGTGACTGCTTCCTCACGTGCATCATTAAAGAATGGGATTGGCAGGAAAAGGGTTAGGTCCACAGAATGTCAGTCAAATCCTTGTGCAAATCCTGCCAGCGGATTGGGTATGTTTTGGTGGAGAGGTGGTAGGCTTTCTCGCCGGCTGTTCAGTTGGAAGGTTTTACCTTGCTCCTTGACATCCAAGGCTGCCAGACAAG CTGGTTGCATGAAGATAGCGGGCATATTATATCCTGAGAATTCAGATTTTGCAAAGAGAAGTAAACATGTTACCTGGCAAGCTGCTGTTGAGTCATCAGTGACTGTAGAACAGCTTGCTTTGCAG GTTAGAGAGTTTGATTCGAGCATTAGGTGGGATGAAATTCAGAACACTCATCCTTTGTCTGTGTTGGACAAGGAGCTTAGAAAATCTTTCAGGTTGTTCAAGAAGGTAATTATTCGCAGGAAGTGTGTAGAAGAAGAAGGGACAAAGTATCTTCTTGATTTTGGCAAGAGGAGAAGTATTCctgaaattgttttaaaaaatgggTCTATGATTGAAGAATCCTCCAGTGAAAGGAAGAAGTATTGGCTAAATGAATCTTATGTTCCCTTTTATCTCTTGAAAAgttttgaagagagaaaaattgcTCGCAGATCTAGTAAGATTAATTCTGGGAAACTCTCTGAGGCTAGTGTGTTAGTGAAGAAGCCCTTGAAGCAAAGAGggttttcttatctttttgcaAGAGCAGAAAGATCTGAGTACCATCAGTGCGGGCATTGTCACAAAGATGTTCCAATCag GGAAGCTGTCTGCTGTCAGAATTGCAAGG GATTTTTTCACAAAAGGCATGTGAGGAAATCTGCTGGTGCCATCACAGCCAAATGTATATATACATGCCACCGATGTCACTATGGGAAAAATGCAAAAACGGTGAAGACAAATGCAAAAAGGGTGAAGACTGAcactaaaagaagaaaaaatagcatCAAGAGCACAAAAGTTCAGgagcaaaaatcaaaaaagGCCACTGTAGTTAGAAATTCGGTGCGACTGAAGAACAGTAAAAAAGCATTGAGGGGTTCACAACCACTACAATCACGAAACAAGAAGGTTACTGTTGTACCACTACGTTGTTCAGCTAGGAGAGCTAAACAGAAAGCATTGCAAAACAAGAATGTTGTAGGACGCAAGAGAGGAAGACCAGCCAAATCCAAAAAGGGGGCAAATAAGAAACCAAAGAGAGGTACTTTGTTGCATAAGAAGAGAACAGATACTTGTCATAGTTACTGGCGCAATGGTCTTCTGTTGTCTAGAAATTCAGATGATGAACGGGTGACACATTTTAGGGAGAAAAGCCTTATTGCCCCATCAGAGAGTGCCATTGATGATCAACCTAAATGCCATCTTTGCTGTGTAGCAGGATATACATctatttcaaattatatttcttgTGAGATTTGTGGAG AGTGGTTTCATGGAGATGCATTTGGACTTGATGCGGAGAACATAAATAAGCTCATTGGTTTTAGGTGCCATATGTGCCTTAAGAAGACTCCTCCTATCTGCCCGCATGCAGCAACCACAAGCCATGAGGTTGAAATAGCTGAGGTACAAAATGATGTTGGGACTGAATTACCCAAGGAAGAGACTGATGGTACCCTTCATCAAGAGGAGGATCATCCAGGTTCACTTCTTGTGTCTGAGTCTGTTCATGTAGAGGGGCAATTAGGTACTGCTCTGGATTCAAATCAGAGTTTTGTGTCCGAGTCTAAATTGGAAGCAGAAAATGGGCATGCACTTGCAAATGTGATTGAGAATACTGATGCAATTCAAACTTTGTACGAGAATTTGAAACCAGATTTACTAACATCACCTAATGAAAGTCATTTGGTCGAAGAGAACACAATTAAATCAGGAGATGATGGTATTGTAACATCAGATGATGCCGCACAGCTCTCTTCCTGCAAGGTTGGTGTGGATTTGATAGAAACTGGATTGGCTTCATTAGGACCAGATGGTGCAAAGGATAGCTTAACAACACCCTCCCTGAAATCACCAATTGATGGATCCTTTATAGAAACCATCAAGATGCAACCACAATCATTCATGGCATCGACTGAATTGTAA
- the LOC133680151 gene encoding nuclear cap-binding protein subunit 1, with product MSSWRSLLLRIGDNCPDYGTSSDVKEHIETCFGVIRRELEHSSNDILSFLLQCAEQLPHKIPLYGTLVGLLNLENEDFVKQMVEATQANFQDALDFGNCDMIRILMRFLTVMMCSKVLQPSSLVVVFETLLSSAATTLDEEKGNPSWQARGDFYVSCILSCLPWGGSELVEQVPEEIESVMVGIEAYLSIRRHNSDTGLSFFEDDDESGRGVVEKDFLEDLWGRIQVLSSNGWKVDSVPRPHLSFEAQLVAGKSHEFGPINTPEQPEPLSEVSGVLYGKQKHDAELKYPQRIRRLNIFPASKIEDMQPIDRFIVEEYLLDVLLFLNGCRKECASFMVGLPVPFRYDYLMAETIFSQLLLLPLPPFKPIYYTLVIMDLCKALPGAFPGVVAGAVRALFEKIADLDTECQTRLILWFSHHLSNFQFIWPWEEWAFVLDLPKWAPQRVFVQEVLEREVRLSYWDKVKQSIENAPALEELLPPKGSPNFIYSIEDGREKTEQHALSAELNNKVKARQTAREIMSWVEESVFPNHGWDVALKVVVHTLLDIGSKSFTHLITVLERYGQVFARICPDHDKQVMLIAEVSSYWKNNAQMTAIAIDRMMGYRLISNLAIVRWVFSPANIEQFHTSDRPWEVLRNAISKTYNRISDLRNEISSLKKSVVSVEEAATKAKTELDAAESKLSLVDGEPVLGDNPARLKRLKANAEKAKEEEVSVHESLEAKEALLARALDENEALFLSLYKNFSNVLMERLPDPSRARTLRELKSIQADEMTVDLDESSVMEVDNESGRPNKSQSNGGKESNIYNVGEKEQWCLSTLGYVKAFARQYASEIWAHIEKLDADVFTENVHPLFKKAVYSGLSRPINDVSSV from the exons ATGAGCAGCTGGAGAAGTCTCCTTCTTCGAATCGGCGACAACTGCCCCGACTATGGCACCAGCTCCGACGTCAAAGAACACATT GAAACTTGCTTTGGTGTTATTCGGCGAGAGTTGGAGCACTCTTCTAACGATATTTTATCT TTCCTTCTCCAGTGTGCTGAACAGTTGCCTCACAAGATTCCTTTATATGGAACTTTG GTTGGCCTATTGAACTTGGAGAATGAGGACTTCGTGAAGCAAATGGTGGAGGCAACTCAAGCTAATTTTCAG GATGCCCTAGATTTTGGAAACTGTGACATGATTCGCATTTTGATGCGCTTTCTTACTGTTATG ATGTGCAGTAAAGTTCTCCAACCTTCTTCTCTGGTAGTTGTCTTTGAAACACTCTTATCATCTGCTGCCACAACATTGGATGAAGAGAAAGGAAATCCTTCCTGGCAAGCCCGTGGGGACTTTTATGTAAGCTGCATTTTATCCTGTCTTCCATGGGGAGGATCAGAGCTCGTTGAG CAAGTTCCTGAGGAGATTGAGAGCGTCATGGTTGGTATAGAAGCTTATTTGAGCATTAGAAGGCATAATTCTGATACCGGATTGTCTTTTTTTGAGGATGATGATGAATCTGGGAGGGGTGTTGTTGAGAAG GATTTCTTGGAAGATTTATGGGGTCGGATTCAAGTACTATCTAGCAATGGATGGAAAGTAGACAGTG TACCCAGACCTCATCTCTCGTTTGAAGCTCAGCTGGTTGCTGGGAAGTCTCATGAGTTCGGGCCCATCAACACTCCTGAGCAACCTGAGCCACTTTCAGAAGTCTCTGGGGTACTTTATGGTAAACAGAAGCATGATGCAGAGTTAAAGTATCCTCAAAGGATACGCAGGCTTAATATATTTCCTGCGAGTAAAATTGAG GATATGCAACCCATAGATCGCTTCATTGTGGAAGAGTACTTGCTGGATGTACTTTTGTTCCTCAATGGATG TCGAAAGGAATGTGCTTCGTTCATGGTTGGCCTGCCTGTACCATTTCGTTACGACTATCTCATGGCAGAGACAATTTTCTCACAG TTACTTTTGCTACCATTACCACCTTTCAAGCCAATATATTACACACTTGTGATAATGGACCTTTGTAAG GCTCTTCCTGGAGCCTTCCCTGGAGTTGTCGCTGGTGCAGTTCGTGCACTTTTTGAGAAAATAGCTGATTTAGATACGGAGTGTCAGACAAGGCTCATCCTTTGGTTTTCACACCATCT GTCAAACTTTCAATTCATCTGGCCATGGGAAGAGTGGGCTTTTGTTTTAGACCTACCTAAGTGGGCCCCACAGCGTGTGTTTGTTCAAGAGGTCTTGGAAAGAGAAGTCCGTCTGTCATACTGGGACAAAGTTAAGCAG AGCATTGAGAATGCACCTGCTTTAGAAGAGTTGCTTCCACCAAAGGGTAGTCCAAACTTTATATACAGCATCGAAGATGGTAGAGAAAAAACTGAGCAGCATGCTCTGTCTGCAGAGCTCAACAACAAGGTGAAGGCAAGGCAAACTGCTCGAGAAATAATGTCATGGGTAGAAGAAAGTGTATTTCCTAATCATGGTTGGGACGTCGCCCTTAAAGTGGTTGTACATACCCTTCTTGATATCGGTTCTAAAAGTTTCACTCATTTGATCACTGTTTTGGAGAGATATGGCCAAGTATTTGCACGAATTTGTCCTGATCATGATAAGCAGGTCATGCTGATAGCTGAAGTTAGTTCATATTGGAAGAACAATGCTCAAATGACTGCCATAGCAATTGACAGAATGATGGGTTATCGACTAATTTCTAATTTGGCAATTGTGAGATGGGTATTTTCTCCAGCAAACATTGAGCAATTTCATACATCTGATCGTCCATGGGAG GTTCTTAGAAATGCTATCAGCAAGACTTATAACCGTATATCTGATCTAAGAAATGAGATATCATCTCTTAAGAAGAGTGTTGTATCAGTTGAAGAAGCAGCGACAAAGGCAAAAACAGAGTTAGATGCTGCTGAGTCAAAGCTCTCTCTTGTGGATGGTGAGCCTGTTCTTGGTGATAACCCTGCGAGGTTGAAGCGCTTGAAAGCAAATGCTGAAAaggcaaaagaagaagaggtgTCTGTGCATGAGTCTTTGGAGGCCAAGGAGGCTCTTCTTGCTCGTGCCCTTGATGAAAATGAG GCATTGTTCCTCTCTTTGTACAAAAACTTCTCAAATGTGTTGATGGAACGTCTACCTGATCCATCTAGAGCTCGAACATTACGGGAATTAAAGTCAATTCAAGCAGATGAAATGACCGTTGATCTCGATGAATCATCAGTAATGGAAGTGGATAATGAGAGTGGGAGACCCAACAAAAG CCAGTCGAATGGAGGAAAGGAAAGCAACATCTATAATGTGGGAGAGAAAGAGCAATGGTGTTTATCAACTCTCGGCTATGTCAAGGCCTTTGCAAGACAGTATGCTTCTGAG ATATGGGCTCACATCGAGAAGCTAGATGCAGATGTATTCACAGAAAATGTGCATCCTCTTTTCAAGAAAGCAGTTTATTCTGGTTTAAGTCGGCCAATCAATGATGTGTCATCCGTCTAA